A single genomic interval of Candidatus Brocadia sp. harbors:
- a CDS encoding ATP-binding protein, with the protein MTRLNNFSVKVRNLKCFGSQEQGFEEIKPINLIIGRNNSGKSTLLDLIEFVVKGTTDIPQRLWCSGQAPEIVAEAPLTEDEIKRVFREDTSGGVIPGRNHWEFGRKFIGAKLRWRLNVTKNQKFISIGNCLDGSRPLDSIRNATDYLERLANAKQNPLLGKEFRRIFAERNIVPEGDNSANLDVAGDGRGATNIIQNFFNKANLTSHSVEQILLEELNIIFKTDAKFTDIVCKQLESNAWEIYLEEETKGIIPLSQSGSGLKTIILALVFIHLIPIDKKRDLSDFVFGFEELENNLHPALLRRLLSYLYKHAKSHGCIFFLTTHSNVEIDLFSKNEDVQILHVTHDGKQAYSRTVKTYIENKGILDDLDVRASDLLQSNGVFWVEGPSDRIYLNRWIDLWSEGELSEGNHYQCVFYGGRLLSHLSSEEPDLAKDGISILKVNKNSMILIDSDKQTQQSRLNDTKKRIIEEVETNGGIAWVTKGKEIENYIPADVVATWLKKQDIEQVGQYDNFFDYLDNLKNGEGQRYSSRKPLLAEQLCQFMTKENITNSLDLAERLKQVCDVIRKWNSM; encoded by the coding sequence ATGACAAGGCTAAACAACTTTTCTGTAAAAGTCAGGAATTTAAAATGTTTTGGAAGCCAAGAACAGGGTTTCGAAGAAATAAAACCGATAAATCTCATCATTGGTCGTAACAACTCCGGAAAATCTACTTTATTGGATCTCATTGAATTTGTAGTGAAAGGTACAACGGACATCCCTCAAAGATTATGGTGCTCTGGCCAAGCGCCTGAAATCGTTGCAGAAGCACCGTTGACAGAAGATGAGATAAAGAGGGTATTTCGAGAAGATACATCTGGTGGTGTAATACCTGGCAGAAACCACTGGGAGTTTGGCCGAAAGTTTATTGGAGCCAAACTTCGTTGGCGTTTGAATGTAACCAAAAACCAAAAATTTATTTCAATAGGAAACTGCTTGGATGGTAGTCGTCCTTTAGATTCCATTAGAAATGCTACGGATTATTTGGAGCGCCTTGCTAATGCAAAACAGAATCCCTTACTTGGAAAAGAGTTTAGACGCATTTTTGCTGAAAGAAATATTGTCCCGGAAGGAGATAACAGTGCAAATCTTGATGTTGCAGGAGATGGAAGAGGAGCAACAAACATAATTCAGAATTTTTTTAATAAAGCAAATCTAACAAGTCACTCTGTTGAACAAATTTTACTCGAAGAACTAAATATTATTTTCAAGACCGATGCAAAGTTTACCGACATTGTTTGTAAGCAGTTAGAGAGCAATGCCTGGGAAATTTATTTAGAGGAAGAAACAAAAGGAATAATTCCACTATCTCAATCTGGTAGCGGACTCAAGACCATAATCCTTGCCCTCGTTTTTATCCACCTCATTCCTATTGACAAAAAGAGAGACTTATCTGACTTTGTGTTTGGGTTCGAGGAGCTCGAAAACAATTTACATCCTGCTCTGCTGAGGCGATTACTCTCATACTTATATAAGCACGCAAAATCGCACGGATGTATTTTCTTCCTTACGACACACTCAAACGTAGAGATAGACCTGTTTAGTAAGAACGAGGATGTACAGATATTACATGTAACACACGACGGTAAACAGGCATACAGTCGAACAGTGAAGACTTATATCGAAAACAAAGGTATTCTCGATGATCTTGATGTCCGAGCAAGTGATTTGCTACAATCTAACGGAGTGTTTTGGGTCGAAGGTCCTTCGGACAGGATTTATTTGAATAGGTGGATAGACCTTTGGTCTGAAGGTGAACTTTCAGAGGGAAATCACTACCAATGTGTGTTTTACGGTGGACGTTTACTTTCGCATCTTTCAAGCGAAGAACCAGATTTAGCGAAAGACGGAATCTCCATTCTAAAAGTAAACAAGAATTCAATGATTCTCATAGATAGTGACAAACAAACTCAGCAGAGTCGATTAAATGACACCAAGAAGCGAATTATAGAAGAAGTTGAAACAAATGGTGGGATTGCCTGGGTAACAAAGGGAAAAGAAATCGAAAATTATATTCCTGCTGATGTAGTAGCAACGTGGTTGAAAAAACAGGACATTGAGCAAGTAGGACAATATGATAATTTCTTTGATTATCTCGATAATTTAAAGAATGGGGAGGGACAGCGTTATTCCAGTCGAAAGCCCCTCTTAGCAGAACAACTATGTCAGTTTATGACAAAAGAAAATATCACAAATTCATTAGATCTTGCGGAAAGACTTAAGCAAGTGTGTGACGTTATACGCAAATGGAACAGTATGTAA
- the carB gene encoding carbamoyl-phosphate synthase large subunit: MPKRTDIQKILIIGSGPIIIGQACEFDYSGTQACKALREEGYKVVLVNSNPATIMTDPEIADRTYIEPITTEMVAKVIAKERPQALLPTLGGQTGLNTAVSLAEKGVLNEFGVELIGAKLNAIKKAEDRSLFKSAMKRIGIPVPESAYVRSYDEAITVIEKIGFPAIIRPSFTLGGTGGNAAYNIEEYKEYIKVALEASPVHEVLVERSVLGWKEYELEVMRDLKDNVVIICSIENFDPMGVHTGDSITVAPAQTLTDVEYQVMRNAAIKIIREIGVETGGSNIQFAVNPENGEILAIEMNPRVSRSSALASKATGFPIAKIAAKLAVGYTLDEIPNDITRYTPACFEPTIDYCVVKVPRFNFEKFPDTDQALTIHMKSVGEVMAMGRTFKEAIGKAIRSLESGRYGFESLWPSDSDKWTTEQRYEFLRTKLMIPNPDRLWHIADAIRFGMSLDEIFKWTHIDRWFLYNIRQVLDIEAEIRQRYSKSANTSQNREVFAMSKEILTEAKQCGYSDKYLACLCNVDEKTMRTYRQRESIRPVFKHVDTCAAEFKAFTPYLYSAYEGACEAEPTQRKKVIILGSGPNRIGQGIEFDYCCVHGVFALKELGYETIMVNCNPETVSTDYDTADRLYFEPLSLEDVLEIIDKEMPEGVIVQFGGQTPLKLAIPLEKEGIRILGTSPESIDIAEDRERFAALMNRLNLRQPDNGCARSATEAKLIACKIGYPVLLRPSYVLGGRAMRIVYDEAGLEEYITHAVHVSPEHPVLIDRFLEDAVEIDVDAICDGKEVFIGGVMEHIEEAGIHSGDSACSLPPYSIGNDIIDELKKQTQTIARTLNVIGLINIQYAIKDRIVYVLEVNPRASRTVPFVSKAIGIPLAKIATKVIMGKKLSEFNISMNMELKHITVKEAVFPFIKFKGVDTILGPEMKSTGEVMGIDKDFGRAYAKSQMAADCSLPLTGTVFMSVRDRDKKPIVPIAKKLSQMGFRLVATNGTAKVLSENNVPVTTVLKVIEGRPNIVDHIKSNEIQLVINTTGGKAAQEASYSIRRTALLHRVPYFTTLAGAVAATKAIEALKNGSLDVKPIQDYYRT; encoded by the coding sequence ATGCCCAAAAGAACCGACATACAAAAAATCCTGATTATCGGATCTGGCCCGATCATCATCGGCCAGGCCTGTGAATTTGATTATTCGGGTACCCAGGCCTGTAAAGCGCTTCGTGAAGAGGGATACAAAGTTGTCCTTGTAAATAGTAATCCCGCTACCATTATGACAGACCCCGAAATTGCCGACAGGACTTATATAGAACCGATAACAACGGAAATGGTAGCAAAGGTTATCGCAAAGGAACGTCCACAGGCATTACTTCCAACATTGGGCGGACAGACAGGTTTAAATACAGCAGTTAGCCTTGCAGAAAAAGGGGTACTGAATGAATTTGGCGTAGAGTTGATCGGTGCCAAACTGAATGCCATCAAAAAGGCCGAAGACAGGTCACTCTTTAAGTCTGCTATGAAACGCATTGGTATCCCGGTTCCTGAAAGTGCTTATGTCCGTTCATACGATGAAGCGATAACGGTTATCGAAAAAATAGGTTTTCCGGCTATTATACGTCCTTCTTTTACGTTAGGGGGCACTGGTGGAAATGCAGCATATAATATCGAAGAGTACAAAGAATATATCAAGGTAGCCCTTGAAGCCAGCCCGGTTCATGAAGTCCTTGTGGAACGTTCCGTGTTAGGCTGGAAGGAATATGAACTGGAAGTAATGCGTGATTTAAAAGACAATGTCGTGATCATTTGCTCAATTGAAAATTTTGATCCCATGGGTGTACATACGGGCGACAGCATCACGGTGGCCCCTGCCCAAACCCTTACCGATGTCGAATATCAGGTTATGCGGAATGCGGCAATCAAGATTATCCGGGAGATTGGTGTTGAGACCGGGGGTTCCAATATCCAATTCGCTGTGAACCCCGAAAACGGAGAAATACTTGCTATTGAAATGAACCCGAGGGTTTCAAGGAGTTCCGCCCTTGCCTCGAAGGCCACGGGATTTCCTATTGCCAAGATCGCTGCAAAATTAGCCGTCGGCTATACCCTTGATGAAATCCCTAACGACATCACCCGTTATACCCCGGCCTGTTTTGAACCCACCATCGACTATTGTGTCGTAAAAGTGCCCCGATTTAATTTTGAAAAATTCCCTGACACTGATCAAGCACTTACTATCCACATGAAATCTGTGGGAGAGGTCATGGCCATGGGGCGTACGTTCAAAGAGGCCATTGGTAAAGCCATCCGTTCTTTAGAATCAGGGCGGTATGGATTTGAATCATTATGGCCCTCTGACAGTGATAAATGGACTACCGAACAAAGATATGAATTCCTGAGGACGAAGTTGATGATACCCAATCCTGACAGGCTCTGGCACATTGCCGATGCGATACGGTTTGGCATGAGTCTGGATGAGATATTTAAATGGACTCATATCGACCGCTGGTTCCTTTACAATATCAGGCAGGTACTGGATATTGAAGCCGAGATAAGGCAAAGGTATTCTAAAAGTGCAAATACCTCTCAAAACAGAGAGGTATTTGCAATGAGCAAGGAGATACTGACTGAGGCAAAACAATGCGGTTATTCAGATAAATACCTGGCTTGTTTGTGTAATGTTGATGAAAAAACGATGCGAACGTACCGTCAAAGGGAATCTATCAGGCCAGTGTTTAAACATGTGGATACCTGTGCAGCAGAATTCAAGGCCTTTACACCCTATTTGTACTCCGCTTATGAAGGTGCGTGTGAGGCGGAACCAACTCAGAGGAAAAAGGTCATTATCCTCGGAAGCGGGCCTAACCGTATCGGACAGGGCATTGAGTTCGACTACTGTTGTGTCCATGGGGTCTTTGCCTTAAAAGAACTGGGTTATGAGACGATTATGGTCAATTGCAATCCAGAGACGGTGAGTACGGATTATGATACCGCCGACAGGCTTTATTTTGAACCGCTTTCCCTGGAAGACGTCCTTGAGATTATTGATAAAGAGATGCCCGAAGGCGTTATTGTTCAATTTGGTGGACAAACACCGCTAAAATTGGCAATCCCTTTAGAGAAAGAGGGTATCAGAATACTGGGAACTTCTCCGGAGAGTATTGATATTGCAGAGGACCGTGAACGATTTGCAGCCTTAATGAACCGATTAAATTTAAGGCAGCCGGATAATGGATGTGCCCGGTCTGCCACGGAAGCAAAGCTTATTGCCTGTAAAATAGGTTACCCCGTACTGCTCCGTCCATCCTATGTCCTGGGCGGACGAGCCATGCGTATCGTTTACGATGAAGCTGGTTTAGAGGAATACATTACCCATGCTGTACATGTCTCGCCAGAACACCCGGTTCTCATTGACCGATTTTTGGAAGACGCCGTAGAAATTGATGTTGACGCTATTTGTGACGGCAAGGAAGTGTTTATCGGTGGCGTTATGGAACACATCGAAGAAGCTGGCATCCATTCCGGAGACAGTGCATGTTCGCTCCCACCATATTCTATCGGAAATGACATCATTGACGAGTTAAAAAAACAGACGCAAACCATAGCCCGGACATTGAATGTCATAGGTCTCATCAATATCCAATATGCAATTAAAGACAGAATAGTATATGTGCTGGAGGTCAATCCACGTGCATCAAGGACAGTTCCTTTTGTCAGCAAAGCAATTGGTATTCCGTTGGCCAAGATTGCAACAAAGGTAATCATGGGAAAGAAGCTCAGTGAATTCAACATCTCCATGAACATGGAGTTAAAACATATTACCGTAAAAGAGGCTGTATTTCCTTTTATAAAGTTTAAAGGAGTCGACACAATCTTAGGACCAGAAATGAAATCGACAGGCGAGGTCATGGGAATAGATAAGGACTTTGGTCGTGCCTATGCTAAATCCCAAATGGCGGCTGACTGCAGCCTCCCATTAACGGGTACCGTTTTCATGAGCGTAAGAGACAGAGACAAAAAGCCCATTGTCCCCATTGCCAAAAAACTCTCACAAATGGGTTTTAGACTTGTAGCCACAAACGGTACAGCTAAAGTCCTTTCCGAAAATAACGTTCCTGTCACGACTGTCTTAAAAGTTATTGAAGGACGGCCCAATATTGTCGACCACATCAAGAGTAACGAAATCCAACTCGTCATCAACACCACAGGAGGTAAGGCAGCCCAGGAGGCCTCCTATTCCATCAGGCGCACCGCACTTCTTCATCGTGTGCCCTATTTTACAACACTTGCCGGTGCTGTAGCCGCCACGAAGGCTATCGAGGCACTCAAAAACGGAAGCCTGGACGTCAAACCCATTCAGGACTACTACCGTACATAA
- a CDS encoding glycine dehydrogenase subunit 2, whose protein sequence is MNNTEPLIFEKSSPGRRCFILPACDVPEKPITNFLPQQMLRKQEAKLPEVSEIDVVRHFTRLSQQNFCVDTNFYPLGSCTMKYNPKINEDVSRMEGFTKLHPYQPIEQCQGILKLLYELEQILINISGMSAFTLQPAAGAHGELTGMLMIRAYLEKKGETRHKIIIPDSAHGTNPASAALCGYEVESIQSNTDGLVDIEKLKTSFTRDTAALMITNPNTLGLFEKDILEICKIAHNAGGLVYCDGANMNALLGIARPGDMGVDILHLNLHKTFSTPHGGGGPGAGPIGVTEALKPFLPVPRIEMVGKLAAENTEDTEAENRYTLNYDYPDSLGRVRAFYGHIGMMIRTYTYLLSLGKEGLCKVGEHAVLNANYLQHKLKKYYDIPYGKTCMHEFVISARKQKQKGASALDIAKKLLDYGFHAPTIYFPLIVEEALMIEPTETESRETLDAFAATMVQIATDIEQRPDVVRNTPQTTPIGRPDEVKAAREPKLRWE, encoded by the coding sequence ATGAACAACACTGAACCTCTCATCTTTGAAAAATCCTCTCCTGGCAGACGATGTTTTATCCTCCCTGCCTGTGACGTACCGGAGAAACCTATAACAAATTTCCTACCTCAACAAATGCTGAGGAAACAGGAAGCGAAATTACCCGAGGTTTCGGAGATCGATGTCGTACGCCATTTCACCAGACTCTCCCAACAGAACTTCTGCGTGGATACCAATTTTTACCCATTAGGCTCATGCACCATGAAATACAATCCCAAAATTAATGAAGATGTCTCTCGCATGGAGGGTTTTACGAAATTACATCCCTATCAGCCCATAGAGCAATGTCAGGGTATCCTGAAACTCCTTTACGAGCTTGAGCAAATCCTTATAAATATTTCAGGGATGTCGGCATTTACATTACAACCTGCCGCAGGCGCCCATGGCGAATTAACGGGCATGCTGATGATCCGTGCCTACCTGGAGAAAAAGGGAGAGACCAGACACAAAATTATCATCCCCGATTCTGCGCATGGTACCAATCCTGCCTCTGCAGCCCTTTGCGGGTATGAAGTTGAATCGATTCAGTCCAATACAGATGGCCTTGTAGACATAGAAAAACTAAAAACCTCCTTTACCCGTGACACAGCCGCCCTCATGATCACCAATCCCAATACCCTGGGTCTTTTTGAGAAGGATATCTTGGAAATATGCAAGATCGCACACAATGCAGGCGGACTCGTCTATTGTGACGGGGCAAACATGAATGCCCTCCTGGGCATAGCCCGACCGGGTGATATGGGCGTAGATATCCTACACCTGAATCTCCACAAAACCTTTTCCACACCCCATGGCGGTGGTGGACCAGGCGCTGGCCCTATCGGCGTTACCGAGGCATTGAAGCCATTTTTGCCTGTACCACGCATTGAAATGGTTGGTAAATTAGCTGCAGAGAACACGGAGGACACAGAGGCGGAGAATCGATATACCTTAAATTATGACTACCCTGATTCCCTAGGAAGGGTCAGGGCGTTCTATGGTCATATTGGGATGATGATCAGGACATATACCTATCTCTTGTCCCTGGGCAAGGAAGGTCTTTGCAAGGTAGGTGAGCATGCCGTTTTAAATGCCAACTACCTGCAGCACAAACTCAAAAAATATTACGACATACCCTATGGAAAGACCTGCATGCACGAGTTTGTCATTTCTGCCAGGAAACAAAAGCAAAAAGGCGCCTCCGCCCTGGACATCGCAAAGAAGTTGCTTGATTACGGTTTCCACGCCCCTACAATATATTTCCCCTTAATTGTGGAAGAGGCCCTAATGATAGAACCCACAGAGACGGAATCACGGGAAACATTAGATGCCTTTGCTGCCACTATGGTCCAGATAGCTACAGACATAGAACAACGACCAGATGTGGTACGCAACACACCCCAAACCACCCCCATCGGACGCCCTGATGAAGTAAAGGCCGCCCGCGAACCGAAGCTGAGATGGGAGTAA
- a CDS encoding redoxin domain-containing protein codes for MKGIRSFSWLSPQTVIFLILILSLFQHGGGIPLASAQKKKIPAPELAGGTAWLNISKPLTLADLKGKVVLLDFWTYCCINCMHIIPDLKKLEAKYPKELVIIGVHSAKFENERDAENIRQAILRYEIEHPVVNDSNFAIWDAYGARAWPTLVLIDPEGYVVGSDTGEGHYEMLDKLIGQLVSDYRSKNLINETPIPFSLEKYKLGEGILSFPGKVLADEASNRLFIADSNHNRIIVSDWEGTVLDIAGCGIIGKDDGTFTEASFHHPQGMSLHGDHLYVADTGNHFIRKLDLKAKTVKTIAGTGKQADFMDTGGMGTFSPLNSPWDLVFLDGQLYIAMAGAHQIWVMDLETAVFQPFAGSGREGRIDGPLDKAALAQPSGITVSGRRLYFADSEVSSIRYVDLEKKEVKTVVGLDLFVFGDVDGQENEVRLQHPLGVFNHNGLIYIADTYNHKIKLLNPLDRTCRTYSGNGKAGYVDGKDPQFYEPGGLSIANNKIYVADTNNHAIRMVDMKTKEASTLQMKGFKTEVSPKVSESAIPPFAKSLDLPLKTLETDADIQLSVNINLPKGYHLNPNAPLVYAVEAGTGIQIEQGNRKARLEKPALPLKISFKTGSEVLSTDLKVSVSFYYCREDNQGACFIDVVVWHQPIKIDKNMGDTALTLDYDVKLP; via the coding sequence ATGAAGGGTATCCGATCTTTTTCATGGCTTTCACCCCAAACGGTAATATTCCTCATCTTAATACTTTCCCTTTTTCAACATGGAGGAGGAATACCTTTGGCATCAGCACAGAAAAAAAAGATTCCTGCGCCTGAACTTGCAGGTGGTACGGCCTGGCTCAATATTTCAAAACCTCTTACCCTGGCTGATTTAAAGGGGAAGGTGGTACTCCTGGACTTCTGGACATATTGTTGTATCAATTGCATGCACATTATTCCCGACCTTAAAAAGCTGGAGGCAAAATATCCAAAAGAATTAGTGATTATAGGGGTACATTCCGCAAAATTTGAGAATGAGCGGGATGCAGAAAATATCCGCCAGGCTATTCTCCGTTACGAAATTGAACATCCGGTAGTTAATGACAGCAATTTTGCCATCTGGGATGCCTATGGTGCCAGGGCATGGCCCACCCTCGTACTGATCGATCCGGAGGGGTATGTGGTTGGATCAGATACAGGTGAGGGACATTATGAGATGCTGGATAAACTCATCGGCCAATTGGTCTCCGATTACCGTTCTAAAAATCTCATCAATGAAACCCCCATACCATTTTCTTTAGAAAAATACAAACTAGGAGAGGGCATTCTCTCTTTTCCTGGCAAAGTGCTGGCGGATGAGGCATCAAATCGGTTGTTCATTGCAGATTCAAATCACAACCGCATCATTGTTTCCGATTGGGAAGGTACCGTTTTGGATATTGCCGGTTGTGGCATAATAGGCAAGGACGATGGTACATTTACGGAAGCAAGCTTTCATCATCCGCAAGGGATGTCACTCCATGGTGATCACTTATATGTAGCAGATACCGGGAATCATTTCATTCGGAAACTGGATTTAAAGGCAAAGACGGTTAAAACAATTGCTGGTACGGGTAAACAGGCGGACTTTATGGATACTGGTGGAATGGGCACGTTTTCCCCTCTGAATTCGCCCTGGGATCTGGTCTTTTTAGACGGGCAACTCTATATAGCCATGGCTGGGGCACATCAAATCTGGGTGATGGATTTAGAAACCGCAGTTTTCCAACCCTTTGCTGGTAGTGGCAGGGAGGGGCGTATTGATGGCCCGTTAGATAAGGCCGCCCTGGCTCAACCCAGCGGGATTACGGTTTCCGGCAGAAGGCTTTATTTTGCAGACAGTGAGGTAAGTTCGATCCGGTACGTAGACCTCGAAAAGAAGGAAGTAAAGACAGTGGTAGGACTGGATCTCTTTGTTTTTGGGGACGTGGATGGTCAGGAAAACGAGGTACGTTTACAACATCCCCTTGGTGTATTTAACCATAACGGCCTTATCTATATAGCGGATACCTATAATCATAAGATTAAGCTTTTAAATCCTCTGGACAGAACATGCAGGACGTACTCAGGTAATGGAAAAGCCGGATATGTAGACGGTAAAGATCCCCAATTCTATGAACCCGGAGGTCTCAGTATTGCCAATAATAAAATATATGTTGCTGATACCAATAACCATGCCATCCGCATGGTAGACATGAAAACGAAGGAAGCGAGTACCTTGCAGATGAAAGGATTCAAAACAGAAGTCTCACCAAAAGTATCTGAGAGTGCAATACCTCCTTTTGCAAAGTCTTTAGATTTGCCTTTAAAAACCCTGGAAACAGATGCCGATATACAACTATCGGTAAACATAAACCTTCCCAAGGGATATCATTTGAACCCCAATGCCCCACTGGTATATGCGGTCGAGGCGGGTACTGGTATTCAAATTGAGCAGGGCAATCGGAAAGCAAGGCTCGAAAAGCCTGCATTACCTCTAAAAATTTCCTTCAAGACAGGTTCTGAAGTATTAAGTACAGATTTAAAAGTCTCTGTAAGTTTTTACTATTGTCGGGAAGATAATCAGGGGGCGTGTTTCATTGATGTAGTAGTATGGCATCAACCGATTAAAATTGATAAGAATATGGGAGATACTGCATTGACGTTGGACTACGATGTAAAATTACCGTAA
- a CDS encoding DUF86 domain-containing protein, which translates to MVLVPEDRERLIRYADFMKSELSDFQKFSKIDWKTYNGDRDTRRNLERWIENIVNCSIDIAKVILASEDRRIPTSYKEILKELGASPHFDEVFGENISQWAVLRNILAHEYLDIRWTTINEFIQTAEPIYRTLLNKIKSILQTR; encoded by the coding sequence ATGGTGTTGGTACCTGAAGACAGAGAGCGACTTATACGATACGCTGACTTTATGAAATCAGAATTATCAGATTTCCAAAAATTCTCAAAAATTGATTGGAAAACTTATAATGGAGACAGGGATACAAGGAGAAATCTCGAGAGATGGATTGAAAATATAGTTAATTGTTCCATAGACATAGCCAAAGTAATCCTTGCTTCTGAAGATAGGAGAATCCCCACTTCATATAAGGAAATCTTGAAAGAACTCGGCGCTTCTCCTCACTTTGACGAGGTTTTTGGTGAGAATATTTCACAATGGGCGGTCTTGAGAAACATACTTGCTCATGAATACCTGGATATTCGCTGGACTACCATAAATGAATTCATTCAAACAGCAGAACCTATTTATAGGACTTTACTCAATAAAATAAAATCCATCCTGCAAACTAGATAA
- a CDS encoding aminomethyl-transferring glycine dehydrogenase subunit GcvPA — protein MDYIPNTAHDKEIMLKEIGIPSFEALLKNIPKALRKFSLPLPDGLSEPQVLKALKDVSEKNRNIDKYISFLGAGAYEHYIPSVVDHLASRSEFYTCYTPYQPEVSQGTLQVIYEFQTLMCELTGMDVANSSMYDGSTALTEAALLSIRLKEKNKVVCSRAIHPEYRQVLKTYLKGLHTEIVEIDTPKGITDINQSEKVIDDNTAAVLVQNPNFFGCIEDMETISNITHRHNSLFIACVNPISLGILKPPGEYNADIAVGEAQVLGNYLNYGGPYIGFFTVKKDLLRKIPGRIAGETVDSNGKRCFVLTLQAREQHIRREKATSNICTNQALLALRACIYLCALGKKGMTELANLNIQKSHYAYERLCTLDIFEPAFHQSFFHEFALKARGSLRINKINEYLLTKGIIGGLELSGFYPGLDNSMLLCVTETKTKELIDRLVTELSHIQQMKNISK, from the coding sequence ATGGATTACATTCCGAATACCGCACACGATAAAGAAATAATGTTGAAAGAAATAGGGATACCTTCTTTTGAAGCCCTCCTTAAAAACATTCCAAAGGCGTTAAGAAAATTTTCTTTACCATTACCCGACGGCCTTTCTGAACCACAGGTATTAAAAGCCCTAAAAGATGTAAGTGAAAAGAATCGCAATATCGACAAATACATTTCATTTTTAGGCGCCGGCGCCTATGAACACTATATCCCGTCTGTTGTAGACCACCTGGCGTCGAGGAGTGAATTTTATACCTGCTATACACCTTATCAACCCGAAGTAAGCCAGGGTACGCTTCAGGTAATCTATGAATTCCAAACATTGATGTGTGAGTTAACTGGTATGGATGTAGCAAATTCCTCCATGTACGACGGTTCAACCGCTTTAACGGAGGCAGCGCTATTGTCCATTCGGTTGAAGGAAAAGAATAAGGTTGTCTGCTCACGGGCAATCCATCCTGAATACCGGCAGGTACTCAAGACCTATTTAAAAGGATTGCATACGGAAATCGTTGAAATAGATACACCCAAAGGTATCACGGATATAAATCAATCAGAAAAGGTTATTGACGATAACACCGCAGCCGTACTCGTCCAAAATCCAAACTTCTTTGGCTGTATTGAAGACATGGAGACCATCTCAAATATTACCCACAGGCATAATAGCCTTTTTATCGCCTGTGTAAACCCCATTTCTCTGGGCATCCTGAAACCACCGGGTGAATACAATGCCGATATCGCCGTTGGTGAGGCCCAGGTTTTGGGAAACTATCTGAATTATGGTGGTCCCTACATCGGTTTTTTTACGGTAAAAAAAGATCTCTTGCGCAAGATACCCGGAAGGATCGCAGGCGAGACGGTGGACAGTAATGGGAAGAGGTGTTTTGTCCTTACCCTGCAGGCCAGGGAACAGCATATTCGAAGAGAAAAGGCAACTTCAAATATCTGCACCAATCAGGCACTCCTTGCATTAAGGGCATGCATTTATCTCTGTGCATTAGGGAAAAAGGGCATGACAGAATTAGCAAACCTCAATATCCAAAAAAGCCATTATGCGTATGAAAGATTGTGTACCCTGGACATCTTTGAACCGGCATTTCACCAATCATTCTTTCATGAATTTGCACTGAAAGCCAGAGGCAGTCTTCGTATCAACAAGATCAATGAATACCTCCTGACAAAGGGCATTATTGGCGGATTGGAGCTTTCCGGATTTTATCCCGGTTTAGACAATAGTATGCTCCTGTGCGTAACGGAGACGAAGACCAAAGAATTGATTGACCGTTTGGTTACTGAGTTGTCACATATTCAACAAATGAAAAACATCTCTAAATGA
- a CDS encoding nucleotidyltransferase domain-containing protein, with translation MNTNNIVEKLKVYFEKRDEISFAFLFGSWARGQDGIDSDVDIAIYFVPEGKGYDWEKTAFRSNYEKSIWVDIEKIVEKEVDLLILNRAASTIADSALRGIPIIIKNHTIYMDFLLRITSEAIDFRQWVESYWNLKERIKHGVGT, from the coding sequence ATGAATACAAACAACATCGTAGAAAAACTTAAGGTCTATTTTGAAAAAAGAGACGAAATTTCCTTCGCTTTCCTTTTTGGTTCCTGGGCAAGGGGTCAGGATGGCATTGATTCAGACGTTGATATAGCCATATATTTTGTCCCGGAAGGAAAAGGTTATGATTGGGAAAAAACAGCCTTCAGGAGCAACTACGAAAAATCCATTTGGGTAGATATTGAAAAAATTGTTGAAAAGGAGGTGGACCTTCTGATCCTCAACAGAGCCGCTTCCACTATTGCAGACAGCGCCTTGAGAGGCATCCCCATTATCATAAAAAATCATACTATTTATATGGACTTTCTTTTAAGAATTACCTCCGAAGCTATTGATTTCAGACAATGGGTTGAGTCATATTGGAATTTGAAAGAGAGAATAAAACATGGTGTTGGTACCTGA